One segment of Clostridium ljungdahlii DSM 13528 DNA contains the following:
- a CDS encoding radical SAM protein yields MKIKNALEKNTKQAIVNKIVNYLDKNPGENVDKIFSAIKLLTKDKSALAQIEFVENYYNNDKSKHEFIQDILKNTDTKCLKKFFTNFFANANWYAGPKRQKYMDEENTKIPFVMLLSPSMRCPLHCKGCYASSYSKKDDIPPEEVDRIIGEARDLGIYYIIILGGEPFFNDYLLDIYEKYDDVMFTPFTSGLLLNEKIADRIKKCGNVIPMLSIEGFENDTDARRGKGTYQKVLKAMDMLHERGILFGVSSAVTRTNINTVLSDEFTDMLIEKGSKMSWYFLFMPVNGEDEDFNMMLTAEQRDYLGKRAREIRANKPYFTLDFFNDAPYVGGCIAGKYYFHVNSKEDVEPCIFSHFSTVNLKGRHLIDAFRDPFFKKLRSIQPYNKNMLRPCMMIDNTNVIINVCKEVGAKPDDSGAEKMLHDNEFHKKITKSAEDFVPYAEKTWDEVFKKKGNDNFAKG; encoded by the coding sequence ATGAAAATAAAAAATGCTTTAGAAAAAAACACTAAACAAGCTATTGTAAACAAAATCGTTAATTATCTTGATAAAAACCCAGGAGAAAATGTAGATAAAATATTTTCAGCTATTAAACTGCTGACAAAAGATAAATCTGCATTGGCTCAGATTGAGTTTGTTGAGAATTACTACAACAACGATAAATCCAAGCATGAATTTATCCAGGATATTTTAAAAAATACAGATACTAAATGTTTAAAGAAGTTTTTTACTAACTTTTTTGCAAATGCAAATTGGTATGCTGGCCCTAAGAGGCAAAAATACATGGATGAGGAGAATACTAAAATACCCTTTGTCATGCTTCTAAGTCCATCTATGAGGTGCCCACTTCACTGTAAAGGATGCTATGCTTCAAGCTACAGTAAAAAAGATGATATTCCTCCTGAAGAAGTTGATAGAATTATAGGAGAAGCAAGAGATCTTGGAATTTATTATATTATTATTCTAGGTGGCGAACCTTTCTTCAACGATTATCTTCTGGATATATATGAGAAATATGACGATGTAATGTTTACACCATTTACTAGCGGACTTTTACTCAATGAAAAAATTGCAGATAGAATCAAGAAATGTGGTAACGTAATACCTATGCTTTCAATTGAAGGATTTGAAAATGATACTGATGCTCGTAGAGGAAAAGGAACATACCAAAAAGTTTTAAAGGCTATGGACATGCTCCATGAAAGGGGTATATTATTCGGAGTATCTTCAGCAGTTACAAGAACTAATATAAACACCGTACTCAGTGATGAATTTACCGATATGTTAATTGAAAAAGGTTCGAAAATGAGCTGGTACTTTTTATTCATGCCTGTTAATGGCGAAGATGAAGATTTTAATATGATGCTTACAGCAGAACAAAGAGATTACCTTGGAAAAAGGGCCCGAGAAATAAGAGCTAATAAACCATATTTTACTTTAGACTTCTTCAATGATGCTCCGTATGTAGGTGGGTGTATAGCAGGTAAATATTATTTTCATGTAAATTCAAAAGAGGATGTTGAACCTTGTATATTTTCTCACTTTTCAACAGTTAACTTAAAGGGCAGGCATTTAATTGATGCTTTTAGAGATCCTTTTTTCAAAAAGCTAAGGTCAATACAGCCTTATAATAAAAATATGTTAAGACCGTGTATGATGATAGATAACACGAATGTTATAATTAATGTATGTAAGGAGGTTGGAGCAAAGCCTGACGATTCTGGAGCAGAAAAAATGCTTCATGACAATGAATTTCATAAAAAAATAACAAAATCAGCAGAAGATTTTGTTCCATATGCAGAAAAAACATGGGATGAAGTTTTCAAGAAAAAAGGTAATGATAATTTTGCTAAAGGATAA
- a CDS encoding HAMP domain-containing sensor histidine kinase: MRTIFELIIVIILFSVTLKLKRIFKLRSELVFCAIVSGLISFMLVVFLKEYILGSFLNNSKDTPIYIHRHIVSRIEDDLKNMDINNSSKLQKYMDREFNMSCYIFVVKKDGRVIAANNREIKNIDIHEIADGKNTFKFLDTGRDNIFKITRCDYLKDGYYLYYIYIGYGKLDTENNIGILWIVTFAIIFFLLIWKRISYISKIKSTVRNIAEGRLSNRVPLKYKNELGELAEDINYMASKIEKEEKSRNEFMTNISHDLRTPLTTILGYINMIKNNKYESKNELDNYVDIMNKKGIYLKNMLDDFFEYSKLSSNDIILEKQKLELNELARQIAEEEEDEFTQNGLKLSINLPQESIYIEADPNLFLRAVNNLLSNAFKYSKENTVVEFNISKEIFNNTPYAVLSVSNIPNDPISKDDLENFFERLYKKDSSRQKEGSGLGLSIVKNIVKLHGGFVKAYKQDNKLVFKVYHPC; the protein is encoded by the coding sequence TTGAGAACGATATTTGAACTTATTATTGTTATAATACTATTTTCTGTAACTTTAAAATTAAAAAGAATATTTAAACTTAGGAGTGAACTAGTTTTTTGTGCAATTGTTTCTGGACTTATATCATTTATGCTTGTAGTTTTTTTAAAGGAATATATTTTAGGATCATTTTTGAACAATTCTAAAGACACTCCTATATATATACATAGACATATAGTTTCTAGGATTGAAGATGATTTAAAAAACATGGATATTAATAATTCCAGCAAACTACAAAAATATATGGATAGAGAATTTAATATGTCATGTTATATTTTTGTGGTAAAAAAAGATGGAAGGGTAATAGCTGCAAATAATAGAGAAATTAAAAATATAGATATTCATGAAATTGCAGACGGTAAAAATACATTTAAATTTTTAGATACTGGTAGAGATAACATATTTAAAATAACCAGGTGTGATTACTTAAAAGATGGATACTATTTATATTATATATATATAGGTTATGGAAAATTAGACACTGAAAACAATATAGGTATACTATGGATTGTAACTTTTGCAATTATTTTTTTCTTGCTCATATGGAAGCGTATTTCCTATATATCTAAAATAAAGTCAACAGTTAGAAATATTGCAGAAGGCAGATTATCCAATCGTGTTCCATTAAAATACAAAAATGAATTAGGTGAGCTTGCCGAAGACATAAACTACATGGCTTCAAAAATTGAGAAAGAAGAAAAAAGCAGAAACGAATTCATGACCAATATATCTCATGACTTGAGAACTCCGTTAACTACTATCCTTGGATATATAAATATGATTAAAAATAATAAGTATGAGTCAAAAAATGAACTTGATAATTACGTTGACATAATGAATAAGAAAGGTATTTATTTAAAAAACATGCTTGATGATTTTTTTGAATACTCAAAGCTCTCTTCAAATGATATCATACTTGAAAAGCAGAAACTTGAGTTAAATGAACTTGCAAGACAGATAGCTGAAGAAGAGGAAGACGAATTCACACAAAATGGATTAAAGCTTTCAATTAATCTGCCCCAGGAATCTATTTATATTGAAGCAGATCCTAATTTATTTTTAAGGGCTGTGAATAATCTCTTAAGTAATGCATTTAAATATTCCAAAGAAAATACAGTTGTGGAGTTTAATATTAGTAAAGAAATTTTTAATAATACGCCTTATGCAGTGCTTTCAGTGTCAAACATTCCTAATGATCCAATTTCAAAGGATGATCTGGAAAACTTCTTTGAAAGATTATATAAAAAAGACTCATCTAGACAAAAAGAAGGCAGCGGTTTAGGCTTATCGATCGTTAAAAACATAGTAAAACTTCATGGTGGATTTGTAAAAGCTTATAAGCAAGATAATAAATTAGTATTCAAAGTATATCATCCATGTTAA
- a CDS encoding response regulator transcription factor: protein MKENILIIDDDKDIREMLVNYFSKEGYIMQAACNGEDGLEIVKSKPISLILLDVMMPKMDGYTMLIKLREFSSIPVILLTAKDQQIDKIKGFIDGCDDYIVKPFDFTELSLRVMAILRRSNVNHAVKNHILNVKDIEINTLEHTVKKDNLEIVLTPKEYEILYTLASNKGRVYSTKMLYEMLWKDTFMENDNTVTMHVKNLRNKLGDNIKKGKYIKTIWGVGYKIENDI from the coding sequence ATGAAAGAAAATATATTAATAATAGATGATGACAAAGATATAAGAGAAATGCTTGTAAATTATTTTTCTAAAGAAGGTTATATCATGCAGGCTGCCTGTAATGGAGAAGACGGACTTGAGATTGTAAAATCAAAACCGATTTCTTTAATACTTCTAGATGTTATGATGCCTAAAATGGATGGTTATACAATGCTCATTAAGCTCAGAGAATTTTCAAGCATACCTGTTATACTGCTTACTGCAAAAGACCAGCAAATAGACAAAATAAAGGGATTTATAGATGGCTGTGATGATTATATAGTAAAGCCCTTCGATTTTACGGAACTTTCATTAAGAGTCATGGCTATACTTAGAAGAAGTAATGTTAATCATGCTGTGAAAAATCATATACTCAATGTTAAGGATATTGAAATCAATACTTTAGAACATACAGTAAAAAAAGACAACTTAGAAATAGTATTAACTCCCAAGGAATATGAAATTTTATACACACTGGCATCAAATAAAGGCAGGGTGTACTCAACCAAAATGCTTTATGAAATGCTTTGGAAAGATACATTTATGGAAAATGACAATACTGTAACCATGCATGTTAAAAATTTGAGGAACAAGCTAGGTGATAACATTAAGAAGGGCAAATATATAAAAACTATCTGGGGAGTTGGTTATAAAATTGAGAACGATATTTGA
- a CDS encoding ABC transporter permease subunit, translating into MSKYIWQELKRVMMKKKIALIVILIITIAFGLMRISKIDTVEVQIQKDKVLLNSLKIDKTKADTEFKKADISRDILETQKEIDDKEDMLNQINNYDKSKLDKQIQKLEKENNPKNEYKILQLKYEKEHNIEKSELTPKGMYAAIDILQYFVLLFLIIPIVLSSDIVSGEYSPNTIKALIAKPISRKKIITSKFIVSVILSAGTIIISTIIFIVEAGIHLGFSDYRLPFDVSAKYVLDKSLPLSPVTSQMKYVSGSMSIIPVWSVILQLILILIVISIAIISIIMFISTICRNSLISSLASFILIAGTQFWYLFCFSGKYLAAAKYGAFVKFLPIPYMVDSLGTLSGDISLKLASSINVSFVLIVCFLWTLVMMFLSTYVFGKRDLD; encoded by the coding sequence ATGAGTAAATATATATGGCAGGAACTTAAAAGAGTTATGATGAAAAAGAAAATTGCGCTTATTGTCATTCTCATTATTACAATAGCTTTTGGATTAATGAGAATCTCAAAAATAGATACTGTAGAAGTACAAATTCAAAAAGATAAAGTTCTTCTTAACAGTCTAAAGATAGACAAAACTAAAGCTGATACTGAATTTAAAAAGGCAGATATTTCTAGAGATATATTGGAGACTCAAAAAGAAATAGATGACAAAGAAGACATGCTAAATCAAATAAATAACTATGATAAATCAAAATTAGATAAACAAATTCAAAAATTGGAAAAAGAAAATAATCCTAAAAATGAATACAAAATACTTCAATTGAAATATGAAAAAGAACACAATATAGAAAAAAGTGAGTTAACACCAAAGGGAATGTATGCAGCTATAGATATTTTACAATATTTTGTATTGCTTTTTTTGATTATTCCTATTGTATTGTCATCTGACATAGTATCAGGGGAATATTCACCCAATACAATTAAGGCTTTAATTGCTAAGCCTATTTCAAGAAAAAAAATCATAACATCCAAGTTTATTGTTTCAGTGATTTTAAGTGCAGGCACTATAATTATAAGTACTATAATATTTATAGTGGAAGCTGGAATTCACTTAGGCTTTTCAGATTATAGATTGCCTTTTGATGTAAGTGCAAAATATGTTTTAGATAAATCACTACCATTAAGTCCAGTGACTTCTCAAATGAAGTACGTAAGTGGAAGTATGTCAATAATTCCTGTTTGGAGTGTAATTCTTCAACTTATATTAATTTTAATAGTTATTTCAATAGCTATTATATCAATAATTATGTTTATATCAACTATTTGCAGGAATTCACTTATTTCATCGCTTGCAAGCTTCATACTAATTGCAGGAACACAATTCTGGTACCTCTTTTGTTTTTCAGGTAAATATCTTGCAGCAGCTAAATATGGCGCTTTTGTAAAGTTTTTACCTATCCCATATATGGTTGATAGTTTGGGTACCTTATCCGGAGATATTTCTTTAAAACTTGCTAGTAGTATAAATGTGTCTTTTGTTTTGATTGTATGTTTTCTGTGGACTTTAGTTATGATGTTTTTAAGTACTTATGTTTTTGGAAAGAGAGATCTTGACTAG
- a CDS encoding ABC transporter ATP-binding protein: MKVAEKVLELKNISKKRGKKQVLTDVNFSINKGEICGFVGRNGAGKTTLIKIITSMLFPDEGEVIICGKNLKTEREEALKNVGAVVETPVMYGYMTGRQNLNYISSVLKDVTKNQIEGAVKSSDLGKKIDEKVKKYSLGMKQRLGLAEALMGNISLLILDEPTNGLDPMGVFKLKNTINTLAKEKGVSVFISSHILSEIENICTKIVFIDDGKIINIQEIGDNAKVSSEKNMFIKTNFPEKSSEIIQNIANVKILKVKNNGISILINTELHDIFDILKNLHEAGINVEGFFEVKQNLEDKFIKMMGEDSDE, translated from the coding sequence ATGAAAGTGGCGGAGAAGGTTTTAGAATTAAAAAACATTTCTAAAAAGAGAGGTAAAAAGCAGGTATTAACTGATGTTAATTTTTCTATAAATAAAGGCGAGATATGTGGCTTTGTAGGCAGAAATGGTGCAGGCAAGACCACATTGATTAAAATTATAACAAGCATGCTGTTTCCTGATGAAGGCGAAGTAATAATTTGTGGAAAAAATCTTAAGACTGAAAGAGAAGAGGCTTTAAAAAATGTTGGAGCAGTAGTGGAAACACCAGTGATGTATGGATATATGACAGGAAGGCAAAACCTAAATTATATATCAAGCGTACTTAAAGATGTAACAAAAAATCAAATAGAAGGTGCTGTAAAATCATCTGATTTAGGTAAAAAAATTGATGAGAAAGTAAAAAAATATTCTCTAGGTATGAAACAAAGACTGGGGCTTGCAGAAGCACTAATGGGAAATATATCATTACTAATACTAGATGAGCCTACAAATGGACTGGATCCTATGGGAGTTTTTAAACTTAAAAACACTATAAACACTTTAGCTAAAGAAAAAGGAGTAAGTGTTTTTATATCTTCACATATCTTAAGTGAAATAGAAAATATATGTACAAAGATTGTATTTATAGATGACGGAAAAATTATTAATATTCAGGAAATAGGTGATAACGCAAAAGTTAGTAGTGAAAAAAATATGTTTATAAAAACTAATTTTCCAGAAAAATCATCAGAAATCATTCAAAATATAGCCAATGTAAAAATATTAAAGGTAAAAAATAATGGTATTTCAATCTTAATAAATACTGAGTTACATGATATTTTTGATATATTAAAAAATTTACATGAGGCTGGAATAAATGTAGAAGGTTTCTTTGAAGTAAAGCAAAATTTAGAAGATAAATTTATAAAGATGATGGGAGAAGATAGTGATGAGTAA
- a CDS encoding sugar phosphate isomerase/epimerase family protein, translating to MKIGINASFKKLHLIKETFKEYNIQHIQIALPANLDMISNDIYNMVSKYKIENPGIEISIHAYPFNFAESVEVVRNTWIELAHKTIDFANNIEAVFVNFHCGYGIDAGKRKQHDEVVRKLIPVLYKITDLGVRNNIEIHIENLYSEQRNSDFCKIGDRLSDFQKIFESIESSMLKLCYDYGHGNLDENGIDILRKFYYRLGSIHAHDNDQLADIHWPIGNGDLGSIKWDEEIKFLNSINYKGAFILEGYPNDQLESLKYLKKLNLEG from the coding sequence TTGAAAATTGGTATTAATGCTTCATTTAAAAAACTTCATTTAATCAAGGAAACATTTAAAGAGTATAATATTCAACATATACAAATTGCATTACCAGCAAATCTTGATATGATTAGCAATGATATATACAATATGGTAAGTAAGTATAAAATTGAAAACCCGGGTATTGAAATTAGTATTCATGCTTATCCGTTCAACTTCGCTGAATCAGTAGAAGTAGTAAGGAATACATGGATAGAACTAGCCCATAAAACTATTGATTTCGCTAATAACATAGAAGCAGTCTTTGTAAACTTTCATTGTGGTTATGGCATTGATGCTGGAAAACGAAAACAGCACGATGAAGTAGTAAGAAAATTAATACCAGTGCTATATAAAATTACAGACTTAGGGGTACGTAACAATATAGAAATTCATATAGAAAATTTATATTCAGAACAAAGAAATAGTGATTTTTGTAAAATTGGAGATAGGTTAAGTGATTTTCAAAAAATATTTGAAAGTATTGAATCCTCAATGTTAAAGCTTTGCTATGATTATGGACATGGAAATTTAGATGAGAATGGCATTGACATACTTCGCAAGTTTTATTATAGGCTGGGAAGTATACACGCGCATGATAACGACCAATTAGCTGATATCCACTGGCCAATTGGAAATGGAGATTTGGGTTCAATTAAATGGGATGAAGAAATTAAATTTTTGAATAGCATTAATTATAAAGGTGCTTTTATTTTGGAAGGTTACCCGAATGACCAGTTGGAATCTTTAAAGTATCTTAAAAAATTAAATTTGGAAGGGTAA
- a CDS encoding MutS-related protein — MVPALKKYEKGKSKYNLLLKKQQKCIDTISRLRFVVFILGLIVLVRMYILKKPFLFNSIVLGMLILLFYLSYLHRGMENKKKYMVALYEVNETAIKRLKGEWKDFEDIGEDFINKNHNYSYDLDIFGKGSLFQWINTAHTYVGRQKLKKLLTEKPKSEQNIYDRQSAIIELAHKICFRQRFEAEAKIISNHKQNPEELFLWFKKSNKYVLKKQFIWTLRILSIVTAVTSVTLAVKIFYYALAVLFDIHKSVPELFYLIPNYIPVLFILIQFILLRIRREDRMKNLIIAEKYNDSIKVYRNMLRLIEKYKFKSRYIMNLCKELYSKDELSASKQIDIFSKICKSIANRRNMIYSILNPILMIEYHWTISIERWKIKSGNDFKKWINIIAELEALCSIAVIKHDNPYWSMPKIITGSSRIIAKDMGHPLLGENRVYNDLKIEEPYPVMLITGSNMSGKSTFMRTVGINIVLAYAGAPVCANGFCCTIMDIYSCMRIDDNLGQNISSFYAEILKIKNIVKASKEGKKVLFLLDEIFKGTNSKDRHTGAMILVRQLSRTGNLGSISTHDLELGEMANHKNSKVKNYHFSEYYRDSMVYFDYKLKVGISTTRNAMYLMKLAGISIGGNNTIQ, encoded by the coding sequence ATGGTGCCAGCACTAAAAAAATATGAAAAAGGAAAAAGTAAATATAATCTATTACTTAAAAAGCAACAAAAATGTATAGATACTATAAGTAGATTAAGATTTGTTGTTTTCATACTAGGACTTATAGTTTTAGTAAGAATGTATATATTAAAAAAGCCTTTTTTATTTAATTCTATAGTTTTAGGTATGCTTATTTTATTATTTTACCTATCTTATTTACATAGAGGTATGGAAAATAAAAAGAAATATATGGTTGCATTATACGAAGTAAATGAAACTGCAATAAAACGATTGAAGGGGGAGTGGAAAGATTTTGAGGATATTGGTGAGGATTTTATAAATAAAAATCATAATTACTCGTACGATCTTGATATTTTTGGTAAGGGTTCTTTATTTCAATGGATAAATACAGCTCATACTTATGTTGGAAGACAAAAGTTGAAGAAACTATTAACAGAAAAGCCTAAAAGTGAACAGAATATATATGATAGACAGTCTGCAATTATAGAACTTGCACACAAAATATGTTTTAGACAGCGATTTGAGGCAGAAGCAAAAATAATTTCTAACCATAAACAAAATCCAGAAGAACTTTTTTTATGGTTTAAAAAAAGTAATAAGTATGTATTAAAAAAGCAATTTATTTGGACTTTAAGAATTCTTTCAATAGTGACTGCAGTAACTAGTGTAACATTAGCAGTTAAAATATTTTATTATGCCCTAGCTGTTTTATTTGATATTCACAAGAGTGTACCAGAATTATTTTATTTAATTCCTAATTATATTCCTGTTCTTTTTATATTGATTCAATTCATTCTCTTAAGAATAAGAAGAGAAGATAGAATGAAAAATTTAATTATTGCTGAGAAATATAATGATAGCATAAAAGTATATAGAAATATGCTTAGACTTATAGAAAAGTATAAATTTAAGTCAAGGTATATTATGAATTTATGCAAAGAACTTTATAGTAAAGATGAATTAAGTGCATCTAAACAAATAGATATTTTTTCTAAAATTTGTAAATCTATAGCTAATAGACGTAATATGATATATTCTATTTTAAATCCGATTCTCATGATAGAATATCACTGGACTATTTCTATTGAAAGATGGAAGATAAAATCAGGAAATGATTTTAAAAAGTGGATTAATATAATAGCAGAATTAGAGGCATTATGTAGTATAGCAGTTATTAAACATGATAATCCATATTGGAGTATGCCTAAAATTATAACTGGATCGTCAAGAATTATAGCGAAAGATATGGGACATCCTCTTTTAGGAGAAAACCGAGTATATAATGACTTAAAAATAGAAGAACCATATCCAGTTATGCTTATAACAGGTTCAAACATGTCTGGAAAGAGTACATTTATGAGAACCGTAGGAATTAACATTGTATTAGCATACGCTGGAGCTCCTGTATGTGCAAATGGATTTTGCTGCACTATTATGGATATATATAGTTGCATGAGAATAGATGATAATCTAGGACAAAATATATCTTCTTTTTATGCAGAAATATTAAAAATCAAAAATATTGTTAAAGCTTCAAAAGAAGGGAAAAAAGTATTATTTTTATTAGATGAAATTTTTAAAGGAACTAATTCAAAAGACAGGCATACTGGAGCTATGATTTTAGTAAGGCAATTAAGTAGAACTGGAAACCTGGGATCTATATCTACCCATGATTTAGAGTTAGGTGAAATGGCAAACCATAAAAACTCAAAAGTTAAAAATTATCATTTCTCTGAATATTATAGAGATAGTATGGTTTATTTTGACTACAAATTGAAAGTTGGAATTTCAACTACAAGAAATGCAATGTATTTAATGAAATTAGCTGGGATTAGTATAGGAGGAAATAATACAATTCAATAG
- a CDS encoding flavodoxin domain-containing protein, with protein sequence MKTVVIYKSKTGFTKKYAEWISKELSADIFDAANVNINMLAKYDTIIYGGSLYAVGIIGINLITKNLNKLKNKKIVVFATGASPSRDEVITEVRNKNFTTDQQKSIEFFYLRGGFNYSKLNIFDKFLMTLLKWKIKNKKQEDLSSDEIGMLSIYDKPVDYTNKKNVQKIINYVNS encoded by the coding sequence ATGAAAACAGTAGTAATATATAAATCAAAAACAGGTTTTACAAAGAAATATGCAGAGTGGATTTCAAAAGAATTGTCAGCAGATATTTTTGATGCAGCAAATGTTAATATTAATATGCTGGCTAAATATGATACCATAATCTATGGTGGGAGTTTGTATGCAGTAGGTATTATTGGCATAAATTTAATTACAAAAAACCTTAATAAATTAAAAAATAAAAAGATTGTAGTTTTTGCCACAGGGGCGTCACCTTCAAGAGATGAAGTGATAACTGAAGTTAGGAATAAAAACTTTACTACAGATCAACAAAAGTCTATCGAGTTTTTTTATTTAAGAGGTGGATTTAATTATAGTAAACTAAACATTTTTGACAAATTTCTTATGACACTATTGAAATGGAAAATAAAAAATAAAAAGCAGGAAGATTTATCGTCTGATGAAATAGGCATGCTTTCTATATATGATAAACCAGTAGATTATACAAATAAGAAAAATGTACAAAAAATAATAAATTATGTTAATTCGTAA
- a CDS encoding MATE family efflux transporter, with product MKQKLSNEYYLENAPITKAIAHLSIPMMIGMSVGTIYNVINAFFIGLLNNTDMLTAVTLGLPIFTILMAFGNMLGAGGGTFITRLVAKQNIEKAKKIAGYTFYSSIIIGILLGIILTIALTPIVKIMGADTSAIINYTKSYSLTMFIGGFAIVMNFALEQVVRAEGASKESMLGMVVSTIFSLIFDPLFILLFKFNVVGVALSMILANIASSIYYVYYLETKSENLKGFIKNFNISLKDKIEIYKIGVSELLLAGFLIITTLLLNNYSIRYGESVVASFGIALRIVQVPEFIAMGLALGIIPLIAYNFSNENFKRLKDSIKQSALWILGLSGGVVTLVYIFRNVIIHLFSNDAAVLSVGVYIMAAMLISAFFNGFTTLFIGIFQASGQGTPSTIMSITQGILFIPVIIVLNNFFGLHGVIWSMTITEIITFLTGVILYIIFNNKLKKNQVVAN from the coding sequence ATGAAACAAAAATTGTCAAACGAATATTATTTAGAAAATGCACCAATTACTAAGGCAATTGCACATTTATCTATTCCTATGATGATTGGTATGTCAGTAGGTACAATATATAACGTTATTAATGCTTTTTTTATTGGACTATTAAACAATACAGATATGTTAACTGCCGTTACTTTAGGACTACCAATCTTCACTATATTGATGGCTTTTGGAAATATGTTAGGAGCTGGAGGGGGAACATTTATAACTCGTCTTGTTGCAAAACAAAATATAGAGAAAGCTAAGAAGATAGCAGGATATACTTTTTATAGTAGTATTATCATAGGAATTTTGCTTGGAATAATCTTAACAATAGCACTTACTCCTATTGTTAAGATTATGGGAGCAGATACTTCTGCTATTATTAATTATACAAAAAGTTATTCTTTAACTATGTTTATTGGTGGTTTTGCAATTGTAATGAACTTTGCATTGGAGCAAGTCGTGAGAGCAGAAGGAGCATCAAAAGAATCAATGCTTGGAATGGTTGTAAGTACAATTTTTAGTCTTATCTTTGACCCATTATTTATACTATTATTTAAATTTAATGTTGTAGGGGTAGCATTATCAATGATTTTAGCTAATATAGCTTCATCTATTTACTATGTTTACTACTTGGAAACAAAAAGTGAGAATTTAAAAGGATTTATTAAGAATTTTAATATTTCTCTTAAAGATAAAATAGAGATATATAAAATTGGGGTTTCTGAATTGTTGCTAGCTGGTTTTTTAATTATTACAACTCTTCTTTTGAATAATTATTCAATTAGATATGGAGAAAGTGTAGTAGCTAGTTTTGGGATTGCTTTGAGAATTGTACAAGTACCAGAATTTATTGCAATGGGGCTGGCGCTAGGAATTATTCCTTTGATTGCATATAATTTTTCTAATGAAAACTTTAAGAGATTAAAAGACAGTATAAAACAATCAGCTTTATGGATTTTGGGATTATCAGGCGGGGTTGTTACTTTAGTCTATATTTTTAGAAATGTAATTATTCATCTGTTTTCTAATGATGCAGCAGTATTAAGTGTTGGAGTTTATATCATGGCTGCCATGCTTATTTCCGCATTCTTCAATGGATTTACAACATTGTTTATAGGAATTTTTCAGGCATCAGGTCAAGGAACACCATCAACAATTATGTCAATTACACAAGGAATTCTTTTTATTCCTGTGATAATAGTATTGAATAATTTCTTTGGATTGCATGGTGTTATATGGTCTATGACCATTACAGAAATAATTACCTTTTTAACTGGAGTAATACTATATATTATTTTTAATAATAAACTAAAGAAGAATCAAGTAGTAGCAAACTAG
- a CDS encoding MarR family winged helix-turn-helix transcriptional regulator, which translates to MTNSRYSIQTPYLQLIRSIAIKMKLSSDEKVKKLGLNSQQGRMIGYIYEHQDSGIIQKDLARAFQRTEASITSMLQGLEKKGYIERRIPKENERQKYIYVLPKGAELIEDFNKSVVETEENIIASLTEQEKETLLALLLKVDRNL; encoded by the coding sequence ATGACTAATTCTAGATACTCTATACAAACACCATATTTACAATTAATAAGAAGTATTGCGATAAAAATGAAACTCAGTTCTGATGAAAAAGTAAAAAAGTTAGGATTAAATTCTCAACAAGGACGCATGATAGGTTATATTTATGAACATCAGGACAGTGGTATTATTCAAAAAGACTTGGCACGAGCATTTCAACGTACAGAAGCAAGCATTACAAGTATGCTTCAAGGGTTAGAGAAAAAAGGATATATAGAAAGAAGAATTCCTAAAGAGAATGAGAGACAAAAATATATATACGTATTGCCTAAAGGTGCCGAATTAATAGAAGATTTTAATAAATCAGTGGTTGAGACAGAGGAAAATATTATTGCAAGCTTGACGGAACAAGAAAAAGAGACGTTGTTAGCTTTGCTATTGAAAGTAGATAGAAATTTATAA